In the Salmo trutta chromosome 13, fSalTru1.1, whole genome shotgun sequence genome, CTAaatccccaccccaccccctctgttTAGCCTGATGAGACACTGGAGCCTTTCTTTGACTCGCTGGTGCGGCAGACCCCCGTGCCCAACCTGTTCTCCCTGCAGATGTGTGGCGCAGGGTTCACCCAGAACTACAGCCTGGGCAGTGCCACCGTGGGTGGCAGCATGGTGAGAGAGAATAGACATACAGTAGATAGGAAAAGGCACAGACACATTTTCTGTTTGAGGGAAATACACAGAAGCggtgtgttgtgttagtgtaacCAAGAGGGTTATACAGAGATTGTACAGTAtgtgccaggcaggcaggcaggtcgGTATTGTTTAGCTATAATCGGTATTACAAAGGCAATATGAGATGAAAAGTGTGTTGAGAGTTTGGACTCAGCCTATGATACTGTTTGATTGCTGTTTTCTTAGATCATTGGTGGAGTGGATTCTTCTCTCTATGTTGGGGACCTGTGGTACACCCCGATCCGCCGGGAGTGGTATTATGAGGTCATCATTGTGCGCATTGAGGTCAATGGTCAGGATCTCAATATGGACTGCAAGGAGGTGAGATACTGTGTGTTTTTCTGATCAACCTTTAATCAACATTTTCCTCCCTATATCGTTCCACTTTCTCTTTAATATATTCATATAATATATGCTCTTTAGCAGacccttttatccaaagcgacttatagGCATGTGTGATTACATATTAAGTATGGGTGGCCCCTTCTCTTTTTATCTTTTGTTTGCTCCTGGATTCTCTTTAGTTAACCCTGAATATCTGTCTGTTGTTTACCTTTTATCCCTAATAATGGTGCAGTAAGTGACAGTGAATAAATAATGACAATTTGCTTCCTCTCTCTTGGCTTGTGTCTCTATCAGTACAACTATGATAAGAGCATTGTGGACAGTGGCACCACTAACCTCCGGCTCCCTCGCAAAGTGTTCCAGGCAGCCGTGAAGGCCATCGAGGCAGCCTCGTCTGTGAGTCCCTCCTCAtacctcttctcatctctctctcgctccccatatctctgtctctgttgttttgatctctctcttctttctagCTGCCAGTTTCAGCTAGTGTCATGTGAAATCCCTTTTGTCAGGTCTAATGTCTGTAACAGTTTCATAGCTATAATCTTTCTCTAGTATCTGCAATTGCTAAATATTCTTTCTACCCTTCTCTCccgaacacacgcacgcacacgctcatgcgcacaaacatacacaaacccCATGTCTCCCTATCAGACAGAGCAGTTTCCCTCTGGGTTCTGGTTGGGGGAGCAACTGGTGTGCTGGCAGGCTGGCACCACCCCGTGGCACATCTTCCCTGTCATCTCGCTCTACCTAATGAGTGAGAACCGCAACCAGTCCTTCCGCATCTCCATTCTCCCACAGGtaacagtgtctgtctgtgtacttaCCTGTCATTGAATACAATAGGTCTTCATTATTCAGTTAATCAATTCAATGAGGTAGTGATGATCCTCTCTTAAACTGCTTTAACTTTTTATTCCATTTTGATGTGTTAAGAACTACAGAGAGTATTTGATGTACCATCCATTGTAGGTGTTCTCTGCTGACTGATGTCCACTGTTTCTTTGTCCCCCTGCAGCAGTACCTGCGACCTGTGGAGGACGTGGCTTCTGCCCAGGAGGACTGCTATAAGTTTGCCGTGTCCCAGTCCAGCACGGGCACCGTCATGGGCGCCGTCATCATGGAGGGATTCTATGTGGTGTTCGACCGCCAGAGGAAACGCATTGGATTTGCCGTCAGCACCTGCCATGGTGAGGGGGGCGACGGAGGGACTATGagaagtgcattcggaaagtattcagacccctttactttttccacattttgttacgttacagccttattctaaaatgtattaaatattttttatctcacacacaatacccaataaggacaaagcaaaaacaggtttttagacatttttgcaaatgtattaaaaataaaaaatagaaatacctaATTTAGCTTTTGCTATTAAACTGGATATTGAGCTCATTGATATGatcagtttccattgatcatccttaagatgtttctacaacttgactggagtccacctgtggtaaattcaattgataggacatgatttggaaaggcacacacctgtctacataacgtcccacagttgacagtgcatgtcagagaaaaaaaacaagccatgaggttgtaggaattgtctgtagagctccgagacaggattgtgtcgaggcacagatctggggaagggtaccaaaacaattctgcagcattgaaggtccccaaggacacagtggcctccatcattcttaaatggaagaagtttggaaccaccaagactcttcctagggctggccgcctggccaaactgagtaatcggtggagaagggccttggtcagggaggtgaccaagaacctaatggtcACCCTGACAAAGctctagaattcctctgtggagatgggagaaccttccagaaggacaaccatctctgcagcaccaccaatcaggcctttatggtagagtggctagacggaagccactccacagtaaaaggcacatgacagcccgcttggagtttgccaaaaggcacctaaagactcgcagaccatgagaaacaagattctctggtctgatgaaaccaagattgaactctttggcttgaatgccaagcgtcacgtctggaggaaacctggcaccatccctacggtgaagcatggtggtggcagcatcatgctgtggggatgtttttcagcggcagggactgggagactattcaggattgagggaaagattaacggagcaaagtacagagagatccttgatgaaaacctgctcaggacctcagactggggcgaaggttcaccttccaacaggacaacgacccaaagcacacagccaagacaacacaggagtggcttcgggacaagtctcaatgtccttgaggggcccagctggagcccggacttgaacccgatcggacatctccggagagacctgaaaatagctgtgcagcgacgctccccattaaacctgacagagcttgagaggatctgcagagaataatgggagaaactctccaaatgcaggtgtgccaagcttgtagcttcatacacAATAAGTCATaaaccaagaagactcgaggctgtaatcgctaccaaaggtgcttcaacaaagtactgagtaacgggtctgaatacttatgtaaatgtgatatttcagtttttattttataaacttgcacaaaaaaaatacaaaatgtttttgctttgtcattatggggtattgtgtgtagatttgtgaggaacattttagaatagggctgtaacataacaaatatgtaaacaaaacattatgaacacctgctctttctatgacatagactgaccaggtgatcacttattgatgtcacttgttaaatccacttcaatcagtgtagatgagggggaggagacaagttaaagaaggatttgtgtgtgtgtggacgtgtttaactatacttgtgggaacattttgttggtccccaaagGTCAAATTAtgtttctagggggtttaggtttaaggttagaattagtgttagggttagaattaggtttaggagctagggttagttttaggattagggttgaagctagggttagggttaaggttagggtacaggttagggaaaataggattttgaatgggactgaattgtgtccccccacaaggttagttgtacaacactatgtgtgtgcctgtatgtttGTATGTTGCTGATCTAGGTGTATTTCTATGCCACAGTGCACGATGAGTTCCGCACAGCGTCCGTTGAGGGGCCATACCATGGCGTGGACCTGGAGGACTGCGGCTACAACATCCCGCAGACAGACGAGTCCACCCTCATGACCATTGCCTACATCATGGCAGGCATCTGTGCCCTCTTCATGCTGCCATTGTGCCTTATGGTGTGCCAGTGGCGCTTTTCCCGCTGCCTTCGCCCACCTGGATTTGGGGACTTTGCTGATGATATCTCACTCCTCAAATGATAGAGAGACATGGACATACTGTACACAGGAGAGGCAAGCCTACCAGAAATGGAGATGGTGGCTTTGCTTATTGTTGTTGAGTGCGCATCAGCCTCATTGAGTGATGCAGAAACAGATTAATATGTAGGATGGTGTTGGTTGTGGCTTGGGCGGGTGGCACAATGACCAATCAAGCCAATGGCCATTTACTTTG is a window encoding:
- the LOC115206085 gene encoding beta-secretase 1 codes for the protein MEALCPRWMVFLWTIVCLFVGVSFGTNEAEIEPNTSGPLAIHFPLRQGPLSEPQPPHLARHRSSRAARRRRGVGGINFVDMIDNLRGKSGQGYYVEMAVGSPPQKLNILVDTGSSNFAVGAAAHPFLCRYYHRSLSKSYRNLGHSVYVPYTQGRWEGELGTDLVSVPHGPNASLRANIAAITQSDRFFINGSNWEGILGLAYAEIARPDETLEPFFDSLVRQTPVPNLFSLQMCGAGFTQNYSLGSATVGGSMIIGGVDSSLYVGDLWYTPIRREWYYEVIIVRIEVNGQDLNMDCKEYNYDKSIVDSGTTNLRLPRKVFQAAVKAIEAASSTEQFPSGFWLGEQLVCWQAGTTPWHIFPVISLYLMSENRNQSFRISILPQQYLRPVEDVASAQEDCYKFAVSQSSTGTVMGAVIMEGFYVVFDRQRKRIGFAVSTCHVHDEFRTASVEGPYHGVDLEDCGYNIPQTDESTLMTIAYIMAGICALFMLPLCLMVCQWRFSRCLRPPGFGDFADDISLLK